In Siniperca chuatsi isolate FFG_IHB_CAS linkage group LG20, ASM2008510v1, whole genome shotgun sequence, the following proteins share a genomic window:
- the fbxw10 gene encoding F-box/WD repeat-containing protein 10, with product MKSVKFGRSVSACELNYKTAEGCLSMCGMCPSCVFAPNPPGSIHCLWKVSDEFKRRFVVELLLRCRNIQVLQRIQSVLGVTSWTLFTYARSRSPTSPQDYPSRSNVTDRALYGKPLGMDMNGIWNWFSSSPDCIKARYLCRLFSLCDSELLRIVANLTSVLLVRQKRGFLQFNVSSRNTNQHDQDNDEDSDDPALMVVPGSSKSVSGVSRYRDFIGCLPVDLSKRILGLLDEHTLRRCQKVCRYWQHLAQETVEEIKFRRIFQDQINTMMKRCKGINIVSPTYANIVEVPVPVKDDEKVDIHPSVQKVKPFEAAYAKIKTQTVQMEERNVYCGAYFTKVLLNKEDPHRVVDYRGGSLMATGSKDRVVHLLYVASETKVVSVMKGHVGSIRAVLLCEDRDVVITASCDSSIRCWNLKTDRCVMVLYGHTGTVNCLDVHADRLVSGAKDCLVKVWSLHTGKHFEDFNFKHPSSVQCVRINTRTVYSSCDRGLVKIWDMENASLLRVIDAHRSSVKCLFFDEWHFLSGDSNGQVMAWSINCDANQCLMTFNHPKEVKSLTLIYLRVVTGCVDGKIRVFNFLTGDCLRDIMAGSETGRILSLHFHDNSILVNTTSSVKRYQFAKVFWDYTESTEGGQRDVVAQDGLVSEKLSTSLRKLPFISVGAEHTAQVASPSQKMQDCNDKKPERAELLYHTCFLSTPTKCRAQARERCDAAKQSVILSEKATNERMKRRGLHHPLTRDSILLRVNAIQKAQCTDEVSINMERNAKLRDSWGPHTSQDPLHSDLQALKQSQQTQICPLWHTHDVHPRRAKTCVPILKRAVSQNMTNTIQERDVPNVPDTTTRHHPCLFSKKAQPRSADTHRAIKRVSGLTTWATEGPRAPACMLMRSLPNPECSMKTSTSLPRISPVGPFREQGGFRPEDCVRTKRELMQSCEQKLSKRDKKQEKTLRRKSHVQ from the exons ATGAAGTCTGTTAAGTTTGGTAGAAGTGTGTCGGCGTGCGAGCTGAACTATAAAACGGCGGAGGGATGTCTCAGCATGTGCGGGATGTGTCCATCTTGCGTTTTTGCCCCCAATCCACCGGGCTCCATTCACTGTTTGTGGAAGGTGTCGGATGAATTCAAGAGGAGATTCGTGGTGGAGCTGCTTTTACGGTGTAGAAACATCCAAGTGCTCCAAAGAATCCAGAGTGTGCTGGGTGTAACATCATGGACTTTATTCACTTACGCCAGGTCAAGGAGCCCAACCTCACCTCAAGATTACCCCTCCCGCAGTAACGTTACGGACCGAGCGCTGTATGGGAAACCACTTGGCATGGACATGAATGGGATCTGGAACTGGTTCAGTAGCAGCCCTGACTGTATAAAAGCACGCTATCTTTGCCGTCTTTTTTCACTCTGTGACTCGGAGCTATTACGCATTGTCGCTAATTTAACCAGCGTGCTTCTGGTCAGACAAAAGCGAGGGTTTCTGCAATTTAATG TGAGTAGTCGCAATACCAATCAACATGATCAAGACAATGATGAAGACTCAGATGACCCTGCTCTTATGGTAGTGCCTGGATCCTCAAAGTCTGTGTCTGGAGTCAGCCGATACCGAGACTTCATAGGCTGCCTACCTGTTGATCTGTCAAAGAGGATATTAG GTCTGTTAGATGAGCACACTTTGAGACGCTGCCAGAAGGTCTGTCGATACTGGCAGCACCTTGCACAGGAAACCGTGGAGGAAATCAAGTTCAGAAGAATTTTTCAGGATCAAATTAATACAATGATGAAG AGGTGCAAAGGTATTAATATAGTAAGTCCTACCTACGCCAACATAGTCGAAGTCCCTGTACCTGTCAAGGATGATGAGAAAGTGGATATTCATCCTAGTGTCCAAAAG GTAAAGCCATTTGAAGCTGCTTATGCCAAAATCAAAACTCAGACAGTGCAAATGGAAGAGCGAAATGTTTATTGTGGTGCATATTTCACCAAGGTGCTGCTGAACAA AGAAGATCCTCATCGGGTGGTGGACTACAGAGGTGGATCGTTAATGGCCACGGGCTCCAAGGACCGTGTGGTGCATCTGCTTTATGTGGCGTCAGAAACCAAAGTTGTGTCCGTGATGAAGGGCCATGTTGGCAGCATCCGGGCAGTGCTGCTCTGTGAGGACAGAGACGTGGTGATAACTGCGAGCTGCGACTCAAGTAtcag GTGTTGGAAtttgaagacagacaggtgtgtgatGGTGCTGTATGGTCACACTGGCACTGTCAACTGCCTGGATGTCCATGCTGATAGACTCGTCTCAGGAGCTAAAGACTGTCTAGTAAAAG TGTGGAGTCTACACACAGGGAAGCATTTTGAGGATTTTAATTTCAAGCACCCCAGTTCTGTCCAATGTGTGAGGATCAACACAAGAACAGTATATAGCAGCTGTGATCGGGGCCTTGTCAAAATCTGGGATATGGAGAATGCATCACTGCTCAGG GTGATTGATGCCCACAGGAGCTCAGTGAAGTGCCTGTTCTTCGACGAATGGCACTTTTTATCCGGGGACTCTAACGGCCAGGTCATGGCCTGGAGCATCAACTGTGACGCTAACCAGTGTCTTATGACCTTCAACCACCCAAA GGAGGTAAAATCTCTGACTCTCATCTACCTCCGTGTCGTTACCGGCTGTGTGGATGGAAAGATTCGCGTATTTAATTTCCTCACTGGAGATTGTCTGAGAGACATCATGGCAGGGTCTGAAACAGGCCGAATACTGTCCCTGCACTTCCATGACAACAG TATTTTAGTGAACACGACATCCAGTGTAAAGCGTTACCAGTTTGCCAAAGTGTTCTGGGATTACACAGAGTCAACAGAGGGAGGCCAGCGTGATGTGGTGGCTCAGGATGGTTTGGTTTCTGAGAAACTTTCCACTTCGCTCAGAAAGCTTCCCTTCATCTCTGTCGGGGCCGAGCACACGGCACAGGTGGCTTCACCCAGCCAAAAGATGCAGGACTGTAACGACAAGAAACCAGAGAGAGCTGAGCTGCTTTACCACACCTGCTTCCTGTCTACCCCCACTAAATGTCGAGCACAAG CCAGAGAGCGCTGTGACGCTGCTAAACAGTCGGTGATTCTGAGTGAGAAGGCAACAAATGAACGGATGAAGAGGAGGGGTCTTCATCATCCTCTGACACGTGACTCCATCCTCCTCAGGGTCAATGCCATCCAGAAGGCGCAGTGCACGGATGAAGTCAGCATCAACATGGAGCGCAACGCTAAGCTGCGAGATTCCTGGGGTCCTCACACGTCTCAGGATCCTCTGCACTCCGACCTTCAGGCCCTGAAACAGAGCCAGCAGACTCAGATATGTCCTCTGTGGCACACACATGATGTTCATCCCAGGAGGGCCAAGACCTGTGTGCCAATTTTAAAGAGAGCCGTCAGTcaaaatatgacaaacacaATCCAAGAAAGAGATGTTCCTAATGTCCCTGACACTACGACGAGACACCATCCctgtttattttctaaaaaagcACAGCCTCGCAGTGCTGACACACACAGGGCAATCAAGAGAGTGAGTGGATTAACTACATGGGCCACAGAGGGGCCACGGGCTCCTGCGTGCATGCTCATGAGATCGCTACCTAATCCAGAATGCTCCATGAAAACTAGTACCAGCTTGCCCAGGATCAGCCCTGTGGGTCCATTCAGAGAACAGGGAGGATTCAGGCCGGAAGACTGTGTCCGGACCAAGAGGGAACTCATGCAGAGCTGTGAGCAAAAACTATCCAAGAGGGATAAGAAGCAGGAGAAAACACTGCGAAGAAAGTCACATGTGCAATAA